In Nitrospiria bacterium, the genomic stretch AACGTCCAAGAGAGTCCCACCGCAAATAGGACAGCAGTGTAAGAAGAAAGAATAAAATGGTTGCAGGCATGGTGGCAGAAATACCATCTCCATTGGAAAGGTGGGTATAGGCCGCCCCGACCATAATGACCATTAAACCCATTGCCGACAAGGTTGAAACCGGAGGGAATAGGAGTGCAAAACCCCCAAGGGCTTCTGCAGCACCGATAAAAAAAAGGAAAACTTCGCTGAATCCCCACGCCTGAAACCCCTTGACGATTTCCTCACTCCCGGCCAGTTTTGTTCCACCTGCAAGGACGAAAAAACCACCTAATACGATTTGAAGAATCCAGACACCGATCTTTTTAGCTGTCATTTAAAACCTTCAATAAAAAGTGGCTCATCGTGGAAGTGAGTGGGTAAATTTTGTCATTACCCGCCTGTCCGGAGGACACTTGCAAGCAGGGGAAAGCGAAAATCCAGGCCCTTCCCGTCATTCCCGCGAAAGCGGGAATCCAGAAGATGTTGATTTTTTGAATCCTGGATTCCTGCCTGCCGGCAGGCGGGCCCGATAAAAACATTCGGGAATGACGAACTGGATTTTGCAGGAACCTCTAATACTTCAAAGGCTTCAACCACAGAATGAC encodes the following:
- a CDS encoding DoxX family protein encodes the protein MTAKKIGVWILQIVLGGFFVLAGGTKLAGSEEIVKGFQAWGFSEVFLFFIGAAEALGGFALLFPPVSTLSAMGLMVIMVGAAYTHLSNGDGISATMPATILFFLLTLLSYLRWDSLGRFLTMKKK